Proteins encoded together in one Mus musculus strain C57BL/6J chromosome 16, GRCm38.p6 C57BL/6J window:
- the Trmt2a gene encoding tRNA (uracil-5-)-methyltransferase homolog A isoform 1 (isoform 1 is encoded by transcript variant 1) — MWTGWAEVPEPMEDCGQDASAVPSSAAPLCQKEEAGPGPAAGPGTQPGLYSYIRDDLFTSEIFKLELQNVPRHASFSDVRRFLGRFGLQSHKIKLFGQPPCAFVTFRSAAERDKALRVLHGALWKGCPLSVRLARPKADPMARKRRQEGDSEPSVTQIADVVTPLWTVPYTEQLEQKRLECERVLQKLAKEIGNTNRALLPWLLLQRQQHNKACCPLEGVKPSPQQTEYRNKCEFLVGVGVDGKDNTVGCRLGKYKGGTCAVAAPFDTVHIPEATKQVVKAFQEFIRSTPYSAYDPETYTGHWKQLTVRTSSRGQAMAIAYFHPQKLSSEEVAGLKASLVCHFMEGPGKASGVTSLYFVEEGQRKTPSQEGLPLEHMAGDQCIQEDLLGLTFRISPHAFFQVNTPAAEVLYTVIQEWAQLDGGSTVLDVCCGTGTIGLALAPKVKRVVGIELCQEAVEDARMNALTNELSNVEFHCGRAEDLVPGLVSRLSSHQLVAVLDPPRAGLHSKVILAIRKAENIKRLLYVSCNPRAAMGNFVDLCRAPSNRVKGTPFHPVKAVAVDLFPQTPHCEMLILFERMQQHPNGIEALEHQEFQTPRNLPDITPQETEISLS; from the exons ATGTGGACGGGGTGGGCGGAG GTTCCGGAGCCCATGGAGGACTGCGGCCAGGATGCCAGTGCTGTACCCAGCTCTGCGGCCCCACTATGTCAAAAAGAGGAAGCAGGGCCTGGGCCAGCTGCAGGGCCTGGAACGCAGCCTGGGCTCTACAGCTACATAAGGGATGACTTGTTCACATCAGAAATCTTTAAACTGGAGCTCCAAAATGTACCTCGCCACGCCAGCTTCAGTGACGTCCGGCGTTTTCTAGGCCGTTTTGGTCTACAGTCCCACAAAATCAAACTCTTTGGACAGCCACCATGTGCCTTTGTAACATTCCGAAGCGCTGCTGAACGAGACAAGGCCTTGCGAGTGCTGCACGGTGCTCTCTGGAAAGGCTGTCCGCTCAGCGTACGCCTGGCCCGACCCAAGGCTGACCCCATGGCTAGGAAGAGGCGGCAAGAAGGTGATAGTGAGCCATCAGTAACACAAATTGCCGATGTGGTGACCCCTCTGTGGACAGTGCCCTACACTGAGCAGCTGGAGCAGAAGCGACTGGAATGTGAGCGGGTGCTACAGAAACTGGCCAA AGAAATTGGGAACACTAATCGTGCCCTGCTACCCTGGCTGCTTTTACAGAGACAACAGCACAATAAAGCTTGTTGCCCCCTGGAGGGGGTCAAGCCATCACCCCAGCAG ACTGAATATCGTAATAAATGTGAATTCCTGGTCGGAGTTGGGGTAGACGGCAAGGACAACACAGTTGGCTGCCGGCTTGGCAAGTACAAGGGTGGAACATGTGCTGTGGCAGCTCCCTTTGACACTGTGCACATTCCAGAGGCCACTAAGCAGGTGGTGAAGGCCTTCCAGGAATTCATCCG TTCCACACCATACTCGGCATATGACCCTGAGACATATACAGGCCACTGGAAGCAACTGACTGTTCGTACCAGCAGCCGAGGCCAGGCCATGGCCATTGCCTACTTCCATCCCCAG AAACTGAGCTCTGAGGAGGTGGCAGGACTAAAGGCCTCCCTGGTGTGCCACTTCATGGAGGGGCCAGGCAAGGCCAGTGGGGTGACCTCCCTCTACTTTGTGGAGGAGGGACAGAG AAAGACTCCCAGCCAGGAAGGCCTGCCCCTGGAGCATATGGCTGGCGACCAGTGCATTCAGGAAGACCTGCTAGGGCTGACCTTCCGCATCTCCCCTCATGCATTCTTCCAG GTAAACACACCTGCAGCTGAGGTGCTCTACACAGTAATCCAGGAATGGGCACAGCTAGATGGGGGCAGTACAGTGCTGGACGTGTGCTGTGGCACTGGCACCATAGGCCTGGCCCTGGCTCCG AAGGTGAAGAGAGTAGTGGGAATTGAACTGTGCCAGGAGGCTGTGGAGGATGCCCGGATGAACGCCCTCACCAATG AGCTGAGCAATGTTGAGTTCCACTGTGGCAGGGCTGAGGATCTGGTGCCAGGTTTGGTGAGCAGACTGTCTTCCCATCAACTTGTAGCTGTTCTAGACCCACCACGGGCTGGCCTAC ATTCTAAGGTGATTCTGGCCATCCGGAAAGCTGAGAACATCAAGCGACTCCTGTATGTTTCCTGTAACCCCAGGGCAGCCATGGGCAACTTTGTGGA CCTCTGCAGGGCCCCATCTAACCGAGTAAAAGGCACCCCATTCCATCCAGTCAAGGCTGTGGCAGTGGACCTGTTCCCACAGACTCCGCACTGTGAGATGCTTATCCTGTTTGAGAGGATGCAACAACACCCCAATGGCATAGAAGCCCTGGAGCATCAAGAATTTCAGACCCCAAGAAATCTTCCTGATATCACTCCACAGGAAACAGAGATTTCCCTCTCATAA
- the Trmt2a gene encoding tRNA (uracil-5-)-methyltransferase homolog A isoform 5 (isoform 5 is encoded by transcript variant 5): MEDCGQDASAVPSSAAPLCQKEEAGPGPAAGPGTQPGLYSYIRDDLFTSEIFKLELQNVPRHASFSDVRRFLGRFGLQSHKIKLFGQPPCAFVTFRSAAERDKALRVLHGALWKGCPLSVRLARPKADPMARKRRQEGDSEPSVTQIADVVTPLWTVPYTEQLEQKRLECERVLQKLAKEIGNTNRALLPWLLLQRQQHNKACCPLEGVKPSPQQTEYRNKCEFLVGVGVDGKDNTVGCRLGKYKGGTCAVAAPFDTVHIPEATKQVVKAFQEFIRSTPYSAYDPETYTGHWKQLTVRTSSRGQAMAIAYFHPQKLSSEEVAGLKASLVCHFMEGPGKASGVTSLYFVEEGQRKTPSQEGLPLEHMAGDQCIQEDLLGLTFRISPHAFFQVNTPAAEVLYTVIQEWAQLDGGSTVLDVCCGTGTIGLALAPKVKRVVGIELCQEAVEDARMNALTNELSNVEFHCGRAEDLVPGLVSRLSSHQLVAVLDPPRAGLHSKVILAIRKAENIKRLLYVSCNPRAAMGNFVDLCRAPSNRVKGTPFHPVKAVAVDLFPQTPHCEMLILFERMQQHPNGIEALEHQEFQTPRNLPDITPQETEISLS; encoded by the exons ATGGAGGACTGCGGCCAGGATGCCAGTGCTGTACCCAGCTCTGCGGCCCCACTATGTCAAAAAGAGGAAGCAGGGCCTGGGCCAGCTGCAGGGCCTGGAACGCAGCCTGGGCTCTACAGCTACATAAGGGATGACTTGTTCACATCAGAAATCTTTAAACTGGAGCTCCAAAATGTACCTCGCCACGCCAGCTTCAGTGACGTCCGGCGTTTTCTAGGCCGTTTTGGTCTACAGTCCCACAAAATCAAACTCTTTGGACAGCCACCATGTGCCTTTGTAACATTCCGAAGCGCTGCTGAACGAGACAAGGCCTTGCGAGTGCTGCACGGTGCTCTCTGGAAAGGCTGTCCGCTCAGCGTACGCCTGGCCCGACCCAAGGCTGACCCCATGGCTAGGAAGAGGCGGCAAGAAGGTGATAGTGAGCCATCAGTAACACAAATTGCCGATGTGGTGACCCCTCTGTGGACAGTGCCCTACACTGAGCAGCTGGAGCAGAAGCGACTGGAATGTGAGCGGGTGCTACAGAAACTGGCCAA AGAAATTGGGAACACTAATCGTGCCCTGCTACCCTGGCTGCTTTTACAGAGACAACAGCACAATAAAGCTTGTTGCCCCCTGGAGGGGGTCAAGCCATCACCCCAGCAG ACTGAATATCGTAATAAATGTGAATTCCTGGTCGGAGTTGGGGTAGACGGCAAGGACAACACAGTTGGCTGCCGGCTTGGCAAGTACAAGGGTGGAACATGTGCTGTGGCAGCTCCCTTTGACACTGTGCACATTCCAGAGGCCACTAAGCAGGTGGTGAAGGCCTTCCAGGAATTCATCCG TTCCACACCATACTCGGCATATGACCCTGAGACATATACAGGCCACTGGAAGCAACTGACTGTTCGTACCAGCAGCCGAGGCCAGGCCATGGCCATTGCCTACTTCCATCCCCAG AAACTGAGCTCTGAGGAGGTGGCAGGACTAAAGGCCTCCCTGGTGTGCCACTTCATGGAGGGGCCAGGCAAGGCCAGTGGGGTGACCTCCCTCTACTTTGTGGAGGAGGGACAGAG AAAGACTCCCAGCCAGGAAGGCCTGCCCCTGGAGCATATGGCTGGCGACCAGTGCATTCAGGAAGACCTGCTAGGGCTGACCTTCCGCATCTCCCCTCATGCATTCTTCCAG GTAAACACACCTGCAGCTGAGGTGCTCTACACAGTAATCCAGGAATGGGCACAGCTAGATGGGGGCAGTACAGTGCTGGACGTGTGCTGTGGCACTGGCACCATAGGCCTGGCCCTGGCTCCG AAGGTGAAGAGAGTAGTGGGAATTGAACTGTGCCAGGAGGCTGTGGAGGATGCCCGGATGAACGCCCTCACCAATG AGCTGAGCAATGTTGAGTTCCACTGTGGCAGGGCTGAGGATCTGGTGCCAGGTTTGGTGAGCAGACTGTCTTCCCATCAACTTGTAGCTGTTCTAGACCCACCACGGGCTGGCCTAC ATTCTAAGGTGATTCTGGCCATCCGGAAAGCTGAGAACATCAAGCGACTCCTGTATGTTTCCTGTAACCCCAGGGCAGCCATGGGCAACTTTGTGGA CCTCTGCAGGGCCCCATCTAACCGAGTAAAAGGCACCCCATTCCATCCAGTCAAGGCTGTGGCAGTGGACCTGTTCCCACAGACTCCGCACTGTGAGATGCTTATCCTGTTTGAGAGGATGCAACAACACCCCAATGGCATAGAAGCCCTGGAGCATCAAGAATTTCAGACCCCAAGAAATCTTCCTGATATCACTCCACAGGAAACAGAGATTTCCCTCTCATAA
- the Trmt2a gene encoding tRNA (uracil-5-)-methyltransferase homolog A isoform 4 (isoform 4 is encoded by transcript variant 4): MSEPAAEVPEPMEDCGQDASAVPSSAAPLCQKEEAGPGPAAGPGTQPGLYSYIRDDLFTSEIFKLELQNVPRHASFSDVRRFLGRFGLQSHKIKLFGQPPCAFVTFRSAAERDKALRVLHGALWKGCPLSVRLARPKADPMARKRRQEGDSEPSVTQIADVVTPLWTVPYTEQLEQKRLECERVLQKLAKEIGNTNRALLPWLLLQRQQHNKACCPLEGVKPSPQQTEYRNKCEFLVGVGVDGKDNTVGCRLGKYKGGTCAVAAPFDTVHIPEATKQVVKAFQEFIRSTPYSAYDPETYTGHWKQLTVRTSSRGQAMAIAYFHPQKLSSEEVAGLKASLVCHFMEGPGKASGVTSLYFVEEGQRKTPSQEGLPLEHMAGDQCIQEDLLGLTFRISPHAFFQVNTPAAEVLYTVIQEWAQLDGGSTVLDVCCGTGTIGLALAPKVKRVVGIELCQEAVEDARMNALTNDSKVILAIRKAENIKRLLYVSCNPRAAMGNFVDLCRAPSNRVKGTPFHPVKAVAVDLFPQTPHCEMLILFERMQQHPNGIEALEHQEFQTPRNLPDITPQETEISLS, from the exons ATGAGTGAGCCGGCCGCGGAA GTTCCGGAGCCCATGGAGGACTGCGGCCAGGATGCCAGTGCTGTACCCAGCTCTGCGGCCCCACTATGTCAAAAAGAGGAAGCAGGGCCTGGGCCAGCTGCAGGGCCTGGAACGCAGCCTGGGCTCTACAGCTACATAAGGGATGACTTGTTCACATCAGAAATCTTTAAACTGGAGCTCCAAAATGTACCTCGCCACGCCAGCTTCAGTGACGTCCGGCGTTTTCTAGGCCGTTTTGGTCTACAGTCCCACAAAATCAAACTCTTTGGACAGCCACCATGTGCCTTTGTAACATTCCGAAGCGCTGCTGAACGAGACAAGGCCTTGCGAGTGCTGCACGGTGCTCTCTGGAAAGGCTGTCCGCTCAGCGTACGCCTGGCCCGACCCAAGGCTGACCCCATGGCTAGGAAGAGGCGGCAAGAAGGTGATAGTGAGCCATCAGTAACACAAATTGCCGATGTGGTGACCCCTCTGTGGACAGTGCCCTACACTGAGCAGCTGGAGCAGAAGCGACTGGAATGTGAGCGGGTGCTACAGAAACTGGCCAA AGAAATTGGGAACACTAATCGTGCCCTGCTACCCTGGCTGCTTTTACAGAGACAACAGCACAATAAAGCTTGTTGCCCCCTGGAGGGGGTCAAGCCATCACCCCAGCAG ACTGAATATCGTAATAAATGTGAATTCCTGGTCGGAGTTGGGGTAGACGGCAAGGACAACACAGTTGGCTGCCGGCTTGGCAAGTACAAGGGTGGAACATGTGCTGTGGCAGCTCCCTTTGACACTGTGCACATTCCAGAGGCCACTAAGCAGGTGGTGAAGGCCTTCCAGGAATTCATCCG TTCCACACCATACTCGGCATATGACCCTGAGACATATACAGGCCACTGGAAGCAACTGACTGTTCGTACCAGCAGCCGAGGCCAGGCCATGGCCATTGCCTACTTCCATCCCCAG AAACTGAGCTCTGAGGAGGTGGCAGGACTAAAGGCCTCCCTGGTGTGCCACTTCATGGAGGGGCCAGGCAAGGCCAGTGGGGTGACCTCCCTCTACTTTGTGGAGGAGGGACAGAG AAAGACTCCCAGCCAGGAAGGCCTGCCCCTGGAGCATATGGCTGGCGACCAGTGCATTCAGGAAGACCTGCTAGGGCTGACCTTCCGCATCTCCCCTCATGCATTCTTCCAG GTAAACACACCTGCAGCTGAGGTGCTCTACACAGTAATCCAGGAATGGGCACAGCTAGATGGGGGCAGTACAGTGCTGGACGTGTGCTGTGGCACTGGCACCATAGGCCTGGCCCTGGCTCCG AAGGTGAAGAGAGTAGTGGGAATTGAACTGTGCCAGGAGGCTGTGGAGGATGCCCGGATGAACGCCCTCACCAATG ATTCTAAGGTGATTCTGGCCATCCGGAAAGCTGAGAACATCAAGCGACTCCTGTATGTTTCCTGTAACCCCAGGGCAGCCATGGGCAACTTTGTGGA CCTCTGCAGGGCCCCATCTAACCGAGTAAAAGGCACCCCATTCCATCCAGTCAAGGCTGTGGCAGTGGACCTGTTCCCACAGACTCCGCACTGTGAGATGCTTATCCTGTTTGAGAGGATGCAACAACACCCCAATGGCATAGAAGCCCTGGAGCATCAAGAATTTCAGACCCCAAGAAATCTTCCTGATATCACTCCACAGGAAACAGAGATTTCCCTCTCATAA
- the Trmt2a gene encoding tRNA (uracil-5-)-methyltransferase homolog A isoform X1 yields the protein MSEPAAEVPEPMEDCGQDASAVPSSAAPLCQKEEAGPGPAAGPGTQPGLYSYIRDDLFTSEIFKLELQNVPRHASFSDVRRFLGRFGLQSHKIKLFGQPPCAFVTFRSAAERDKALRVLHGALWKGCPLSVRLARPKADPMARKRRQEGDSEPSVTQIADVVTPLWTVPYTEQLEQKRLECERVLQKLAKEIGNTNRALLPWLLLQRQQHNKACCPLEGVKPSPQQTEYRNKCEFLVGVGVDGKDNTVGCRLGKYKGGTCAVAAPFDTVHIPEATKQVVKAFQEFIRKTPSQEGLPLEHMAGDQCIQEDLLGLTFRISPHAFFQVNTPAAEVLYTVIQEWAQLDGGSTVLDVCCGTGTIGLALAPKVKRVVGIELCQEAVEDARMNALTNELSNVEFHCGRAEDLVPGLVSRLSSHQLVAVLDPPRAGLHSKVILAIRKAENIKRLLYVSCNPRAAMGNFVDLCRAPSNRVKGTPFHPVKAVAVDLFPQTPHCEMLILFERMQQHPNGIEALEHQEFQTPRNLPDITPQETEISLS from the exons ATGAGTGAGCCGGCCGCGGAA GTTCCGGAGCCCATGGAGGACTGCGGCCAGGATGCCAGTGCTGTACCCAGCTCTGCGGCCCCACTATGTCAAAAAGAGGAAGCAGGGCCTGGGCCAGCTGCAGGGCCTGGAACGCAGCCTGGGCTCTACAGCTACATAAGGGATGACTTGTTCACATCAGAAATCTTTAAACTGGAGCTCCAAAATGTACCTCGCCACGCCAGCTTCAGTGACGTCCGGCGTTTTCTAGGCCGTTTTGGTCTACAGTCCCACAAAATCAAACTCTTTGGACAGCCACCATGTGCCTTTGTAACATTCCGAAGCGCTGCTGAACGAGACAAGGCCTTGCGAGTGCTGCACGGTGCTCTCTGGAAAGGCTGTCCGCTCAGCGTACGCCTGGCCCGACCCAAGGCTGACCCCATGGCTAGGAAGAGGCGGCAAGAAGGTGATAGTGAGCCATCAGTAACACAAATTGCCGATGTGGTGACCCCTCTGTGGACAGTGCCCTACACTGAGCAGCTGGAGCAGAAGCGACTGGAATGTGAGCGGGTGCTACAGAAACTGGCCAA AGAAATTGGGAACACTAATCGTGCCCTGCTACCCTGGCTGCTTTTACAGAGACAACAGCACAATAAAGCTTGTTGCCCCCTGGAGGGGGTCAAGCCATCACCCCAGCAG ACTGAATATCGTAATAAATGTGAATTCCTGGTCGGAGTTGGGGTAGACGGCAAGGACAACACAGTTGGCTGCCGGCTTGGCAAGTACAAGGGTGGAACATGTGCTGTGGCAGCTCCCTTTGACACTGTGCACATTCCAGAGGCCACTAAGCAGGTGGTGAAGGCCTTCCAGGAATTCATCCG AAAGACTCCCAGCCAGGAAGGCCTGCCCCTGGAGCATATGGCTGGCGACCAGTGCATTCAGGAAGACCTGCTAGGGCTGACCTTCCGCATCTCCCCTCATGCATTCTTCCAG GTAAACACACCTGCAGCTGAGGTGCTCTACACAGTAATCCAGGAATGGGCACAGCTAGATGGGGGCAGTACAGTGCTGGACGTGTGCTGTGGCACTGGCACCATAGGCCTGGCCCTGGCTCCG AAGGTGAAGAGAGTAGTGGGAATTGAACTGTGCCAGGAGGCTGTGGAGGATGCCCGGATGAACGCCCTCACCAATG AGCTGAGCAATGTTGAGTTCCACTGTGGCAGGGCTGAGGATCTGGTGCCAGGTTTGGTGAGCAGACTGTCTTCCCATCAACTTGTAGCTGTTCTAGACCCACCACGGGCTGGCCTAC ATTCTAAGGTGATTCTGGCCATCCGGAAAGCTGAGAACATCAAGCGACTCCTGTATGTTTCCTGTAACCCCAGGGCAGCCATGGGCAACTTTGTGGA CCTCTGCAGGGCCCCATCTAACCGAGTAAAAGGCACCCCATTCCATCCAGTCAAGGCTGTGGCAGTGGACCTGTTCCCACAGACTCCGCACTGTGAGATGCTTATCCTGTTTGAGAGGATGCAACAACACCCCAATGGCATAGAAGCCCTGGAGCATCAAGAATTTCAGACCCCAAGAAATCTTCCTGATATCACTCCACAGGAAACAGAGATTTCCCTCTCATAA
- the Trmt2a gene encoding tRNA (uracil-5-)-methyltransferase homolog A isoform 2 (isoform 2 is encoded by transcript variant 2) produces MSEPAAEVPEPMEDCGQDASAVPSSAAPLCQKEEAGPGPAAGPGTQPGLYSYIRDDLFTSEIFKLELQNVPRHASFSDVRRFLGRFGLQSHKIKLFGQPPCAFVTFRSAAERDKALRVLHGALWKGCPLSVRLARPKADPMARKRRQEGDSEPSVTQIADVVTPLWTVPYTEQLEQKRLECERVLQKLAKEIGNTNRALLPWLLLQRQQHNKACCPLEGVKPSPQQTEYRNKCEFLVGVGVDGKDNTVGCRLGKYKGGTCAVAAPFDTVHIPEATKQVVKAFQEFIRSTPYSAYDPETYTGHWKQLTVRTSSRGQAMAIAYFHPQKLSSEEVAGLKASLVCHFMEGPGKASGVTSLYFVEEGQRKTPSQEGLPLEHMAGDQCIQEDLLGLTFRISPHAFFQVNTPAAEVLYTVIQEWAQLDGGSTVLDVCCGTGTIGLALAPKVKRVVGIELCQEAVEDARMNALTNELSNVEFHCGRAEDLVPGLVSRLSSHQLVAVLDPPRAGLHSKVILAIRKAENIKRLLYVSCNPRAAMGNFVDLCRAPSNRVKGTPFHPVKAVAVDLFPQTPHCEMLILFERMQQHPNGIEALEHQEFQTPRNLPDITPQETEISLS; encoded by the exons ATGAGTGAGCCGGCCGCGGAA GTTCCGGAGCCCATGGAGGACTGCGGCCAGGATGCCAGTGCTGTACCCAGCTCTGCGGCCCCACTATGTCAAAAAGAGGAAGCAGGGCCTGGGCCAGCTGCAGGGCCTGGAACGCAGCCTGGGCTCTACAGCTACATAAGGGATGACTTGTTCACATCAGAAATCTTTAAACTGGAGCTCCAAAATGTACCTCGCCACGCCAGCTTCAGTGACGTCCGGCGTTTTCTAGGCCGTTTTGGTCTACAGTCCCACAAAATCAAACTCTTTGGACAGCCACCATGTGCCTTTGTAACATTCCGAAGCGCTGCTGAACGAGACAAGGCCTTGCGAGTGCTGCACGGTGCTCTCTGGAAAGGCTGTCCGCTCAGCGTACGCCTGGCCCGACCCAAGGCTGACCCCATGGCTAGGAAGAGGCGGCAAGAAGGTGATAGTGAGCCATCAGTAACACAAATTGCCGATGTGGTGACCCCTCTGTGGACAGTGCCCTACACTGAGCAGCTGGAGCAGAAGCGACTGGAATGTGAGCGGGTGCTACAGAAACTGGCCAA AGAAATTGGGAACACTAATCGTGCCCTGCTACCCTGGCTGCTTTTACAGAGACAACAGCACAATAAAGCTTGTTGCCCCCTGGAGGGGGTCAAGCCATCACCCCAGCAG ACTGAATATCGTAATAAATGTGAATTCCTGGTCGGAGTTGGGGTAGACGGCAAGGACAACACAGTTGGCTGCCGGCTTGGCAAGTACAAGGGTGGAACATGTGCTGTGGCAGCTCCCTTTGACACTGTGCACATTCCAGAGGCCACTAAGCAGGTGGTGAAGGCCTTCCAGGAATTCATCCG TTCCACACCATACTCGGCATATGACCCTGAGACATATACAGGCCACTGGAAGCAACTGACTGTTCGTACCAGCAGCCGAGGCCAGGCCATGGCCATTGCCTACTTCCATCCCCAG AAACTGAGCTCTGAGGAGGTGGCAGGACTAAAGGCCTCCCTGGTGTGCCACTTCATGGAGGGGCCAGGCAAGGCCAGTGGGGTGACCTCCCTCTACTTTGTGGAGGAGGGACAGAG AAAGACTCCCAGCCAGGAAGGCCTGCCCCTGGAGCATATGGCTGGCGACCAGTGCATTCAGGAAGACCTGCTAGGGCTGACCTTCCGCATCTCCCCTCATGCATTCTTCCAG GTAAACACACCTGCAGCTGAGGTGCTCTACACAGTAATCCAGGAATGGGCACAGCTAGATGGGGGCAGTACAGTGCTGGACGTGTGCTGTGGCACTGGCACCATAGGCCTGGCCCTGGCTCCG AAGGTGAAGAGAGTAGTGGGAATTGAACTGTGCCAGGAGGCTGTGGAGGATGCCCGGATGAACGCCCTCACCAATG AGCTGAGCAATGTTGAGTTCCACTGTGGCAGGGCTGAGGATCTGGTGCCAGGTTTGGTGAGCAGACTGTCTTCCCATCAACTTGTAGCTGTTCTAGACCCACCACGGGCTGGCCTAC ATTCTAAGGTGATTCTGGCCATCCGGAAAGCTGAGAACATCAAGCGACTCCTGTATGTTTCCTGTAACCCCAGGGCAGCCATGGGCAACTTTGTGGA CCTCTGCAGGGCCCCATCTAACCGAGTAAAAGGCACCCCATTCCATCCAGTCAAGGCTGTGGCAGTGGACCTGTTCCCACAGACTCCGCACTGTGAGATGCTTATCCTGTTTGAGAGGATGCAACAACACCCCAATGGCATAGAAGCCCTGGAGCATCAAGAATTTCAGACCCCAAGAAATCTTCCTGATATCACTCCACAGGAAACAGAGATTTCCCTCTCATAA
- the Trmt2a gene encoding tRNA (uracil-5-)-methyltransferase homolog A isoform X2, whose translation MWTGWAEVPEPMEDCGQDASAVPSSAAPLCQKEEAGPGPAAGPGTQPGLYSYIRDDLFTSEIFKLELQNVPRHASFSDVRRFLGRFGLQSHKIKLFGQPPCAFVTFRSAAERDKALRVLHGALWKGCPLSVRLARPKADPMARKRRQEGDSEPSVTQIADVVTPLWTVPYTEQLEQKRLECERVLQKLAKEIGNTNRALLPWLLLQRQQHNKACCPLEGVKPSPQQTEYRNKCEFLVGVGVDGKDNTVGCRLGKYKGGTCAVAAPFDTVHIPEATKQVVKAFQEFIRKTPSQEGLPLEHMAGDQCIQEDLLGLTFRISPHAFFQVNTPAAEVLYTVIQEWAQLDGGSTVLDVCCGTGTIGLALAPKVKRVVGIELCQEAVEDARMNALTNELSNVEFHCGRAEDLVPGLVSRLSSHQLVAVLDPPRAGLHSKVILAIRKAENIKRLLYVSCNPRAAMGNFVDLCRAPSNRVKGTPFHPVKAVAVDLFPQTPHCEMLILFERMQQHPNGIEALEHQEFQTPRNLPDITPQETEISLS comes from the exons ATGTGGACGGGGTGGGCGGAG GTTCCGGAGCCCATGGAGGACTGCGGCCAGGATGCCAGTGCTGTACCCAGCTCTGCGGCCCCACTATGTCAAAAAGAGGAAGCAGGGCCTGGGCCAGCTGCAGGGCCTGGAACGCAGCCTGGGCTCTACAGCTACATAAGGGATGACTTGTTCACATCAGAAATCTTTAAACTGGAGCTCCAAAATGTACCTCGCCACGCCAGCTTCAGTGACGTCCGGCGTTTTCTAGGCCGTTTTGGTCTACAGTCCCACAAAATCAAACTCTTTGGACAGCCACCATGTGCCTTTGTAACATTCCGAAGCGCTGCTGAACGAGACAAGGCCTTGCGAGTGCTGCACGGTGCTCTCTGGAAAGGCTGTCCGCTCAGCGTACGCCTGGCCCGACCCAAGGCTGACCCCATGGCTAGGAAGAGGCGGCAAGAAGGTGATAGTGAGCCATCAGTAACACAAATTGCCGATGTGGTGACCCCTCTGTGGACAGTGCCCTACACTGAGCAGCTGGAGCAGAAGCGACTGGAATGTGAGCGGGTGCTACAGAAACTGGCCAA AGAAATTGGGAACACTAATCGTGCCCTGCTACCCTGGCTGCTTTTACAGAGACAACAGCACAATAAAGCTTGTTGCCCCCTGGAGGGGGTCAAGCCATCACCCCAGCAG ACTGAATATCGTAATAAATGTGAATTCCTGGTCGGAGTTGGGGTAGACGGCAAGGACAACACAGTTGGCTGCCGGCTTGGCAAGTACAAGGGTGGAACATGTGCTGTGGCAGCTCCCTTTGACACTGTGCACATTCCAGAGGCCACTAAGCAGGTGGTGAAGGCCTTCCAGGAATTCATCCG AAAGACTCCCAGCCAGGAAGGCCTGCCCCTGGAGCATATGGCTGGCGACCAGTGCATTCAGGAAGACCTGCTAGGGCTGACCTTCCGCATCTCCCCTCATGCATTCTTCCAG GTAAACACACCTGCAGCTGAGGTGCTCTACACAGTAATCCAGGAATGGGCACAGCTAGATGGGGGCAGTACAGTGCTGGACGTGTGCTGTGGCACTGGCACCATAGGCCTGGCCCTGGCTCCG AAGGTGAAGAGAGTAGTGGGAATTGAACTGTGCCAGGAGGCTGTGGAGGATGCCCGGATGAACGCCCTCACCAATG AGCTGAGCAATGTTGAGTTCCACTGTGGCAGGGCTGAGGATCTGGTGCCAGGTTTGGTGAGCAGACTGTCTTCCCATCAACTTGTAGCTGTTCTAGACCCACCACGGGCTGGCCTAC ATTCTAAGGTGATTCTGGCCATCCGGAAAGCTGAGAACATCAAGCGACTCCTGTATGTTTCCTGTAACCCCAGGGCAGCCATGGGCAACTTTGTGGA CCTCTGCAGGGCCCCATCTAACCGAGTAAAAGGCACCCCATTCCATCCAGTCAAGGCTGTGGCAGTGGACCTGTTCCCACAGACTCCGCACTGTGAGATGCTTATCCTGTTTGAGAGGATGCAACAACACCCCAATGGCATAGAAGCCCTGGAGCATCAAGAATTTCAGACCCCAAGAAATCTTCCTGATATCACTCCACAGGAAACAGAGATTTCCCTCTCATAA